Genomic segment of Pseudomonadota bacterium:
TGTGCATGGGGCTATGTGCATGGCCTACTCCGGCCGCTGTCTCTTAAGTAGCGCCTTGACCGGTCGATCAGCCAACCGGGGAGATTGCGCCCAGCCCTGCCGTTGGAGTTATGCCGTCATGGAAGAAACCCGGCCGGGTGATTATTTCCCCATAGAGGAAGATCAGCGGGGTACCTATTTGTTTAATTCCCGTGATCTGTGCCTGTTGGAACATCTACCGGCCTTGAGGGCTGCCGGCGTTTCTTCGGTTAAAATAGAGGGTCGGATGAAAAGTTCCTACTATGTGGCCGTGGTCACCCGGGTGTATCGCCGGCTGCTGGATCTCCTGGCTGGTGAAGATGGTGAGGTCAGCCGGGAAGAAATGGAACGGCTGAAAAATGAATTGACCCGGGTCAGCCATCGTGGCTATACTCAGGGATTTATTGATGGTTCTTCCGGGCTGGAAATCCAGAATGTTTCAGACAGTTCATATATCAGGAATTATCAGTATGTGGCGCTGGTATTAGAGGAAAAATTGGGTGAGAAAAGTACGGCGGGGCCAATATCATTGGCAGTGAAAGATCAAATTGCAGTTGGTGATAAGTTGCTGGTGATGGATCCTGCGGAGAGGGATTTTGCGGTTACAATTACCATGATTCTTGATGATGAGGGAAAATTACTTGTGGGCGCCCATCCCGGACGTCGGGTATGGGTTGAGGTCGACCGCGGAACTTTGCGTCCCGGACAGATTTTACATCGGAAAAATTGTTAACCCCCCTGAAATTATTTATGTAGAAGATCTCAATGAACAGGTTCTGATACTCAAGTTAAGCGATTTAAACAGTCCGAAGTCGCCGGTGGCTTATTAGCTCAAAAATCGCTCATTTTAGGTGATATTTTGCTGACCGTTATTATCGTAAATTATAATGCCGGAAATCTACTGGCAGACTGTCTGGAGACGGTTTTATTATCTCCTGTTGTGGAACAAGTTATCGTGGTTGACAACGCTTCCACTGATGATAGCCTGATTAAAGCGCGTCAGCAATTTTCTTCCGATCAGCGGTTGTTGCTGCTTGAAAACCGGCGGAACTTAGGTTTTTCCCGGGCCAACAATATAGCCCTTGAACAGGTGCTGTCCGAGAGTCGTTACCTCCTTTTTCTGAATCCCGACTGTCAGCTTAGCGAAGGGGTGGCAGAGCGCCTGCTGGTTTTTATGGAAAATAACCAGGATGTTGGTATGGCTACCTGTCTGGTTACCAATCCCGATGGCAGTGAGCAGCGAGGCTGCCGCCGTCTGATTCCGACACCCGGCAATACTTTAGGTGACTTGTTTTCCAGGTGGCGACCTTCTTCGAAGTTTAGTTTTAATCTGTCGGAAAGCCCTTTGCCGATTGAACCGGTGGAAGTGGAAGCAATCTCCGGTTCATTTATGTTTGCCCGGCGGGCGGTCATTGAGGAAATTGGAAGTTTTGACGAGGGTTATTTTCTCCACTGTGAAGATCTTGATTTATGTAAAAGAATCAGCTTGTCAGGATGGAAAATATTTTTTATTCCTGATGTTAAAATCATTCATTATCAGGGAAGCTGCAGCCAGACCATGCCGCTGCGGATATCCTGGTATAAACATTGTGGCATGGGACGATTTTACCACAAATTTCACCGGCGGCGCTACGGTTTGCCTCTTTATCTGTTGGTAACCACAGCCATCTGGATCCATTTTGCCTTGGGAGTTCCAAAATATCTGTTGACAGGTCGTTTTCAAGCGGAGTCACAGAGGGCAAATGACAGGGGTTCTCTGTGACTTTGTACCTTTGGAAGGCAAAAAGGGGCAAAAAGGGACGTTGTTGATTTATTGATTTAACTAAGGGAGGGCGGGGGAAATTGGAAGCGGGGTCACCGGGATTGGGGACATTCTTGAGTTTCGCGTTAAAAGCAAATTCAAGCTGTTCCTCCACTGGGCGAGCGATAGTCAAGAGTGTCCCCCCGCGAAGCACGGCGAAGCAAACGTGCAAAACGGTACCTGACGCAGGCGAAGGAAGGAGGGAAAGTGAAAAAAAATATAAACCACCCGTTCGCTGCGCTCACTAGAGGACACAGAGAACACGAAGAAAAAAGGTAAAGATTTCACCACGAAAAACACGAAAAAAAAAGAGGAAAAGCAGTATGTAGCTAAACGCAAAAGGGGACGTTGTTGATTTATTGATTTAACTAAGGGAGGGCGGGGGAAATTGGAATCGGGGTCACCGGGATTGGGGACATTCTTGAGTTTCGCGTTAAAAGCAAATTCAAGCTGTTCCTCCACTGGGCGAGCGATAGTCAAGAGTGTCCCCCCGCGAAGCACGGCGAAGCAAACGTGCAAACCAGTACGGACCGCAGGCGCAGGTTTTCAGGAGTAAGATACTAATGGCTAACTGCTAAAAGCTAATCGCTTAATTCAGGGATTTCTTACATGAATAATAAGCCAAAAATCATTATCACCGGTTCAGGCAGTCTTGTTGCCCATTCCTTGATCCCGCGATTGTTAAAAAGTTCTTTTGCTTTGTTCGTGCTGGGAAGGCATCGTCGCTACGTGAATGAAGCCAATATTACCTTCCTGCCGGTTGATCTGGATCGTAAAGCAGAGAGACTTGCCGTGGTCAAACTTCTGGCTACAGAGACAGAACCCTTTGTTTTTATCCATCTGGCACCCATCTGGTTGTTGCCCGATTTTCTTCAGGAGTTGCTGGCTGCGGGAGTATTGCTGTCACGTCTGGTGGCTTTCAGCTCAACCAGTCGTTTGGTTAAACTTCACTCCCAGGAAATTGAAGAGCGGAAGCTGGCTGCCTGTTTGGCTGCGGGAGAAGATGACGTAACAACTCTCTGTGCCGATAAAATTCCCTGGACGATTTTTCGTCCGACCTTGATCTATGATGGCCGGCGGGATAAAAATATCGCCTTTATCCGGTCGTTTATCCGGCGTTTTGGTTTTTTCCCGGTTGCCGGTCCGGCTACCGGCCTGCGGCAGCCGGTTCACGCTGATGATTTAGCGGCGGCGGTTATGGCCGTGCTTGATAATCAGCAGAC
This window contains:
- a CDS encoding peptidase U32 family protein, encoding MAEVELLSPAGNWEKLKVAVAYGADAVYFGGPDFGLRRHAGNFTTGQLPEVVSYCRDHRVKSYLTVNCYIHPRELESLSAFLFSLRSHSPDALIVSDPGTINLCRELLPEIPLHLSTQANTTNQQAALFWHRLGIKRVNLARELSLEDIAIIHRAIPAMELEVFVHGAMCMAYSGRCLLSSALTGRSANRGDCAQPCRWSYAVMEETRPGDYFPIEEDQRGTYLFNSRDLCLLEHLPALRAAGVSSVKIEGRMKSSYYVAVVTRVYRRLLDLLAGEDGEVSREEMERLKNELTRVSHRGYTQGFIDGSSGLEIQNVSDSSYIRNYQYVALVLEEKLGEKSTAGPISLAVKDQIAVGDKLLVMDPAERDFAVTITMILDDEGKLLVGAHPGRRVWVEVDRGTLRPGQILHRKNC
- a CDS encoding glycosyltransferase family 2 protein → MLTVIIVNYNAGNLLADCLETVLLSPVVEQVIVVDNASTDDSLIKARQQFSSDQRLLLLENRRNLGFSRANNIALEQVLSESRYLLFLNPDCQLSEGVAERLLVFMENNQDVGMATCLVTNPDGSEQRGCRRLIPTPGNTLGDLFSRWRPSSKFSFNLSESPLPIEPVEVEAISGSFMFARRAVIEEIGSFDEGYFLHCEDLDLCKRISLSGWKIFFIPDVKIIHYQGSCSQTMPLRISWYKHCGMGRFYHKFHRRRYGLPLYLLVTTAIWIHFALGVPKYLLTGRFQAESQRANDRGSL